The Flavobacterium sp. N2270 genome contains the following window.
TACTTCGGCTGGAATTACTGTTGGAGAACCTTTTGAACTTAAAAACGTATTTACTCCAATAATTGGGAATTCACCGGTATGTTTCAAAGTCTCATAATATAAAGACTCTTCTTGTATTTTACTTCTTTGGTACATGGTTTCCATTGCTCCAAGAACTCCACCTCTTTCAGTAATTCTATCAAATTCTGTTAAAACTGCTTCTTCTACCAAATCAGTTAATTCTTCAATAATAAACGAGCCTTGAATTGGATTTTCGTTTTTCGCTAAACCTAATTCCTTATTAATAATCAACTGAATTGCCATTGCTCTACGCACTGATTCTTCAGTTGGCGTTGTAATCGCTTCATCATATGCATTGGTATGCAACGAATTACAGTTGTCATAAATTGCATATAACGCTTGTAAGGTTGTACGAATATCATTGAAGTCGATTTCTTGAGCATGTAAAGAACGTCCTGATGTTTGAATATGGTATTTCAACATTTGAGCTCTTTCATTTGCCCCGTATTTTAACTTCATAGCTTTTGCCCAAATTTTACGAGCTACACGACCAATAACAGCATATTCTGGATCAATTCCGTTGGAGAAGAAAAATGATAAATTTGGCCCAAATGCATTAATATCCATTCCTCTACTTAAATAATACTCAACATATGTAAAACCATTTGCTAAAGTAAATGCCAATTGCGTAATTGGATTCGCACCAGCTTCTGCAATATGATATCCTGAAATTGAAACCGAATAGAAATTACGAACATTTTCTTTAATGAAATATTCTTGAACATCTCCCATTAAACGTAATGCAAACTCAGTTGAAAAAATACAGGTATTTTGCGCTTGATCTTCTTTTAAAATATCTGCCTGAACCGTTCCTCGAACTTGTGCTAAGGTTTTTACTTTAATTTCGTTATACACATCTGCAGGTAAAACTTGGTCACCTGTAACTCCTAACAACATCAATCCTAAACCATCGTTTCCTTCTGGTAAAGCTCCGTTATAAGTAGGCCTTTCGGTTCCTTTTTCTTTGTAAATGGCTTTAATTTTAGCTTCAACCTCAGCTTCTAAACCGTTCTCTTTTATATATTTTTCACAATTTTGATCAATTGCAGCATTCATAAAGAATCCTAGTAACATAGGTGCTGGTCCATTGATTGTCATAGAAACCGAAGTTGCTGGGTGACTTAAATCAAATCCAGAATATAATTTCTTCGCATCATCTAAACAACAAATCGAAACTCCTGCATTTCCAATTTTACCATAAATATCAGGTCTGTGATCTGGATCATTACCGTATAAAGTTACCGAGTCAAAAGCAGTTGATAAACGCTTTGCTGGCATACCTAAAGAAACATAGTGAAAACGTCTGTTTGTTCTTTCTGGCCCACCTTCTCCTGCAAACATACGTGTTGGATCTTCACCTTCACGTTTGAATGGATATAATCCTGATGCAAATGGAAATTCACCTGGTACATTTTCTTGCAAATTCCATTTTAAAATATCGCCCCAAGCTTGATACTTTGGTAAAGCAATTTTAGGAATTTGAGAATGCGAAAGCGATTCTGTATGTGTTGCAATTTTAATTTCCTTATCACGAACTTTAAAGCTGTAAACCGGATTTTTATATTTATTTACTTTTTCATCCCAAGTTTGAATTACTTCCCAATTGTATGGATCTAAATTCATTTTCACTCGGTCGAATTCTTTAACTAATAAAGAAACGAATTCTTTGTTTGAGTCATTAATTTGCAAAGACTCTTCAATAATTCCTGCTTTATCAAATTGAGGTAAATTTCCGTTAACTGATTCGATTGTTTTGAAAATTCCGTATAGTTTTTGAGCCACTTCAACTTGCGTTAAAACAGTTTCATCATACTTACGATTATTTTCTGCAATTTCAGATAAGTAACGCGTTCTATGCGGAGGAATTACGAAAATTTTCTCGCTCATTTCACGTGTAATCTCAAAAGTAGATTTTAGATCAGATTCTGTTTTCTCTACAATTTTATCCATTATAGACTTATACAACGTATTCATTCCTGGATCATTGAACTGAGAAGCAATAGTTCCAAAAACGGGCATTTCATCTGGATTTATATCCCAAAGATTATGATTACGCTGGTATTGTTTTTTCACATCGCGAATTGCAT
Protein-coding sequences here:
- a CDS encoding methylmalonyl-CoA mutase family protein, producing MEQQQPYIPNNKVRIVTAASLFDGHDAAINIMRRIIQATGCEVIHLGHDRSVEEVVNTAIQEDANAIAMTSYQGGHTEYLKYMFDLLTEKGAGHIKIFAGGGGVILPVEIEELHAYGIEKVYSPDDGRAMGLQGMINDLVKRADYPIGDKLTTEADHLENKNPREIARVISAAENFPEIAKATLEKIHKTNETSKIPVLGITGTGGAGKSSLVDELVRRFLIDFPEKTIGLISVDPSKRKTGGALLGDRIRMNAINNSRVYMRSLATRQSNLALSKYVAEAIQVLKAAKYDLIVLETSGIGQSDTEIMDHSDVSLYVMTPEFGAATQLEKIDMLDFADLVALNKFDKRGALDAIRDVKKQYQRNHNLWDINPDEMPVFGTIASQFNDPGMNTLYKSIMDKIVEKTESDLKSTFEITREMSEKIFVIPPHRTRYLSEIAENNRKYDETVLTQVEVAQKLYGIFKTIESVNGNLPQFDKAGIIEESLQINDSNKEFVSLLVKEFDRVKMNLDPYNWEVIQTWDEKVNKYKNPVYSFKVRDKEIKIATHTESLSHSQIPKIALPKYQAWGDILKWNLQENVPGEFPFASGLYPFKREGEDPTRMFAGEGGPERTNRRFHYVSLGMPAKRLSTAFDSVTLYGNDPDHRPDIYGKIGNAGVSICCLDDAKKLYSGFDLSHPATSVSMTINGPAPMLLGFFMNAAIDQNCEKYIKENGLEAEVEAKIKAIYKEKGTERPTYNGALPEGNDGLGLMLLGVTGDQVLPADVYNEIKVKTLAQVRGTVQADILKEDQAQNTCIFSTEFALRLMGDVQEYFIKENVRNFYSVSISGYHIAEAGANPITQLAFTLANGFTYVEYYLSRGMDINAFGPNLSFFFSNGIDPEYAVIGRVARKIWAKAMKLKYGANERAQMLKYHIQTSGRSLHAQEIDFNDIRTTLQALYAIYDNCNSLHTNAYDEAITTPTEESVRRAMAIQLIINKELGLAKNENPIQGSFIIEELTDLVEEAVLTEFDRITERGGVLGAMETMYQRSKIQEESLYYETLKHTGEFPIIGVNTFLSSKGSPTVIPAEVIRATEEEKLFQIKTLENLHQGNADKVKEQINLLQEAAIKNENLFELLMDATKYCTLGQITSGLFEVGGQYRRNM